The Raphanus sativus cultivar WK10039 chromosome 2, ASM80110v3, whole genome shotgun sequence genome includes a region encoding these proteins:
- the LOC108834858 gene encoding uncharacterized protein LOC108834858 codes for MSLEEEDVPVDLPDLPQFSAVENNKLGIIGRTLNPEKQRMKDLILDMPRKWQVYDRVRGVALSATMFQFTFKYEHDLEEIRNIPVNHYTKEAIEAFADNLGKVDIVAYDPSKAQSNDYVRVRVFFDVARPVRKTKVFNLPRGGSVTIRYDFERLQKRCYHCQRLTHDKDKCPILVQERKDQALARRQKVMLEKQIDGLKLHQDDPLFGVLSDDQVGLDVVTGRRKINPEVLQNMREYLLASEGSEKRVREERVKKSVLDLANDPIGQRNFLRLEAPPTVICEVDKDKGLVFDYSLKKVENQLILRKERDRRDQSIANENHGAASAPAGGRVSLNDSPLQFFECSTGFSAGSSAAKSFGTSNSRSGKRFRPPKRLRRFKARVVRVGSEDEKGKGLELDERKLPSKRRAEHVAEEFMKVARRSKPEVVPSGGLPHQ; via the exons ATGTCGTTGGAAGAAGAGGATGTACCGGTTGATCTCCCTGACTTGCCGCAATTCAGCGCAGTGGAGAACAACAAGTTGGGTATCATTGGGAGAACTTTAAATCCTGAGAAACAAAGGATGAAAGATCTCATATTGGACATGCCTAGGAAGTGGCAAGTGTATGATCGTGTGCGTGGGGTGGCTCTGTCTGCCACTATGTTCCAATTTACTTTCAAATATGAACATGACCTAGAAGAG ATTCGAAACATCCCGGTGAATCACTACACCAAGGAAGCCATAGAAGCTTTTGCAGATAACTTGGGTAAGGTGGATATTGTTGCTTACGATCCAAGCAAGGCTCAGAGCAATGATTACGTCAGAGTTCGAGTGTTCTTTGATGTGGCAAGACCGGTTAGGAAGACAAAGGTTTTCAATTTGCCGCGTGGGGGCTCGGTGACCATAAGATATGATTTTGAGAGGTTGCAGAAGCGGTGCTACCACTGCCAACGACTCACTCATGATAAGGATAAATGTCCGATTTTGGTACAAGAAAGGAAGGATCAAGCCTTGGCGCGAAGGCAGAAGGTGATGTTAGAGAAACAGATTGATGGGTTGAAGCTTCACCAAGATGATCCTCTCTTTGGCGTGTTAAGTGATGATCAAGTGGGCCTGGATGTGGTTACTGGAAGGCGTAAAATCAATCCAGAAGTTCTACAAAACATGCGTGAATATTTGCTTGCGTCTGAAGGTAGTGAGAAAAGGGTAAGAGAGGAGCGTGTGAAGAAGTCGGTCTTGGATTTGGCAAATGATCCTATAGGCCAGAGGAATTTTCTGAGATTGGAGGCTCCACCTACGGTGATTTGCGAAGTGGATAAGGACAAAGGACTCGTCTTTGATTACTCTTTGAAGAAGGTGGAGAACCAGTTGATACTGCGGAAGGAAAGAGATAGAAGAGATCAAAGTATTGCTAATGAAAATCACGGTGCTGCCTCGGCTCCAGCTGGAGGAAGAGTGTCGCTGAATGACTCCCCTCTTCAGTTTTTTGAATGTTCGACGGGTTTTAGCGCTGGTAGCTCAGCAGCTAAATCTTTTGGGACTTCAAACAGTAGGAGTGGGAAGAGATTCAGACCCCCAAAAAGGTTGAGAAGATTCAAAGCAAGAGTAGTGAGGGTGGGAAGTGAAGATGAGAAAGGAAAAGGCCTTGAGTTAGATGAGAGGAAGCTCCCATCGAAGAGAAGAGCTGAACATGTTGCAGAGGAGTTTATGAAAGTAGCGAGAAGGTCAAAACCAGAGGTGGTCCCAAGTGGGGGACTGCCCCATCAATAA